Within the Pan troglodytes isolate AG18354 chromosome 2, NHGRI_mPanTro3-v2.0_pri, whole genome shotgun sequence genome, the region caggaaatcgagaccatcctggctaacacagtgaaaccccatctctactaaaaaaaaaaaaaaaaaaaaaaaaacaaaaaattagccgggcgtgatggcgagcgcctgtagtcccagctactggggaagctgaggcaggagaatggcatgaacctgggaggcggagcttgcagtgggccgagatcgtgccacagcactccagcctgggcgacagagcgagactccgtctcaaaaaaaaaaaaaaatcaaatccttATATAAACCTCACTCAAAACCTTCGCTTtaggccaggctctgtggctcacacctgtaatctcagcattttgggaggctgaggtgggtggttcacctgaggtcaggagttcaagaccagcctgaccaacatggtaaaaacccccatctctaccaaaaacacaaaattagctgggcgtggtggtgcatgcctgtaatcctggccacttgggaggctgaggcaggagaattgctggaacccaggaggtggaggttgcagtgagccgagattgcaccattgcactccagcctgggcaacaagagtgaaactctgtctcaaaaaaacaaaaacaaaaacaacaataataataacaacaacaacaacaaaaaccggggccaggcacggtggctcacgcctgtaatcccagcactttgggaggccgaggcagacagatcatgaggtcaggagttcaagaccagcctggccaacacagagaaaccccatctctactaaaaatacaaaaaaaattagctgggcatagtggcttatgcctgtagtcccagactactcgggaggctgaggcaggagaattgcttgaacctgggaggtggaggttacagtgagctgagattgcgccaatgcactccagcttgggcaacagagtaagactttgtatcaaaaaacaacaacaacaaaaaaaaccccttcaCTTTATTCCTCAAAACATGTATGTCCCAGTTCCCTCCATTTCAGAGCCATAAACATAAAGCCTACAGGTAAGATACTTAATACCCAGGACAGatctttgtgtgtatatatacataccatatGTAGCATTAtgttatatagtattatataaattacatgaaattttGCATAAGATTGGTAAGCAAGTCACTTAAACTTTATGAACAAAagtataggccgggcatggtggttcatgcccgtaatcccagggAAGCTTTcacaggtgggaggattgttgtCTGGACCATCTCATGTTATTGTCATTCCTCACTTGTCTAAACAGGTATAGGGCTGAGTGGAACTAAGGAAGACCTGCATCCTGCTCCTGATGGTTCCTTTTCTGCCCACTCTGTTTCTCTGAAAGCTCTGGGGAATTTTCCTGAGGAGGAAGCCTGATGCGGAGTTAACAGTGCAGGCTTGGTAACCAGGAAGCCCTGAGTCCGCCCCAGCTCAGGTGTTACCTCACTTCTCTCACCGGGTTTAcctctctgtgaaatgggatgaaagcaggccgggcacagtagctcacacctgtaatcccagcacttttggaggccgacgcgggcggatcacgaggtcaggagttcaagactagcctgaccaatatagtgaatccccatgtctactaaagataccaaaaaaaaaaaaaaattagccgggtgtggtggcaggcacctgtaattccagctactcagcaggctgaggcaggagaatcgcttgaacccgggaggcagaggttgcagtgagccgagatcacaccactgcactccagcctgggtgacagagcgagactctgtctcaaaaaaaaaaaaagaaaaaagaaatgggatgAAAGCTGCCTTTTCACAGGTTTGAATAAAGGGATTGTGGAGAGAAAGCCCAGTAAAGCAGATGAGCTTGCTCAGGATCAGGGCCACCACTCAGGGGAATAAAGCTCTAGGGACCTCCCCTTTTTAGGAGTGTAGGTTCCCAAGATCTCCCTCCTAAATGAAGTGGCCGCTGCTCACTCCAGGGAAAACGAATCTTGTTACCACATCCACCACGGATGGCTAGAACACGGGACCGGTACcgcacagcaggagatgagcagAGGGCGGATAAGCATTACCGCCGAGCATTCTGCCCCCTCAGATCAGCGGGGGCATTAGGATCAGCGggagcattagattctcacaggagcgtgaaccctattgtgaactggaCTTGCAAGAGATCTAGGTTGCGCCCTCctaatgagaatctaatgcctgctGATGTGAGGTAAAAGAGTTTCATACCAAAACCACCCCCACCTCCGTGGAAGacaagaaaaattgtcttccacgaaaccaattcctggtgccaaaaaggctggggaccactgGTCTAGAAGACTACAACCAATTCAGTTGTAGTGGTCACCAGGAGTAACCATGTGGCCCAAGAAGGTATGTCCAGCTTCCTCCTTGCATCTTGCGGCACACCACCTTTGCGGTATGGTGCCTGGGCAGTCCCGGGTTGTTAAGGGTGAGAGTTCTAAAGCCAGACTGCCCATATTCAGAGACTGGCTTTGCTAAggaaccttgggcaagttacttaacctgtttcgtcatctgtaaaatagagaaaataccaCTGCTTTTTAGGGTTGCCAACCTAATAAGCATTATTCCTGCCCCAAATAAGTCCAGGCTATGTGGAAAAACGCGAATTTCTCGTTCAGCAAAGAGTAAAGCTAATACCAAAGTTTTCCTGGCCCTGCAGATTTGGCCTGGCAGGAGACAATGCCATAGCCAATGTTCATGCTCCAGATGCAGACCTGGAGGCACAGAGTGATGTAGAGAGGACAATGGATCTGAAGCCATGTATCTGAGTGCCAGACATGCTGGGTGAAGCCGAGCAAACAGCTCCTGCAGATAGATTAAGTATgcacacccagcactttgggaggccgaggcgggcggatcacgaggtcaggagaccgaaaccatcctggctaatatggtgaaaccccgtctctactaatacaaaaaattagccgggcgtggtggcgggcgcctgtagtcccaggaggcggagcttgcagtgagccgagatgcgccactgcactccagcctgggcgacagagcgagactccatctcaaaaaaaaaagcatgcacaGCCTAACACTGGAGGTGCTGACGCCAGGTAGGTCAGCAGTAGACCCAGCCCCAACCCACAAGTTTCGCTCTCCAGACTGCGCAAGTGCAAAGGATACGAAAACGCCCCCGGCGTTTTGGGGGCTGGGACCGAGGAAAGCGCTGAGTATAGCTCATGCGCGTCCAGTCACAAATGACGTCCCTTCTGTCCCCCGCCCTGTAGGCGGGAGCATCCAATCAACTTCGAGAGCTTAGGCCCCACCTATCGTGGATCGAGTCGCTTGGCGGTCGTGGTTCCGGAGGTTCCTCGGGATGTCGGTGGCCTTCGTACCGGACTGGCTGAGGGGCAAGGCGGAAGTCAATCAAGAGACTATCCAGCGGGTGAGCATCCacgcgggcgggcgggcggagAGAAGTCGGGATCCCGAGGGGCTGCGGGGTGCGAGAAGCATCCTGTAGTGAGCGGCCTCCCAGATGACTGTGAAGGGTGCTGAGCAGCCGGGGTGCGGGGTGAGATGGGCACGAAATCAGCACAGGCGCCGGGGCAGGACCCCGGCATGGGGTTCGGTCCCCCGCCGTCCAGACGTCACACTGCACTaaccctttctctcctttcttttttttttttttttttttttgagacggagtcccgctctgtcgcccaggctggagtgcagtggcgcatcttggctcactgaaaccaccgcttcctggcttcaagcgagtctcctgcctcagcctcctgagtagctgggattacaggagcgcgacgccactcccggctaatttttgtatttttagtatggggtttccccatgttggccaggctagtctcgaactcctgacctcgtgatccgcctagaTCGGCCTCCCACAGGgccggggttacaggcgtgagccactgcgcccggcctgcactGACCCTTTCTTTCTCTGATCTTTCAGCTCCTTGAGGAGAATGACCAGCTGATCCGCTGTATTGTGGAGTATCAGAACAAGGGCCGCGGGAACGAGTGCGTCCAGTAAGTGCCCCCACCCCCGCGCCCCTGACCTGTGGGTAGAGGGGAAACCTGTGTGATAAGGTGCTTTCTCGAACTAAGAGTCTTGGGTGATTGATCGCAGTTAAGCCCCTCTTTGAACTGAGGAAAGAGAGGCTCAAAGAGTTTGCTAACCTGCCCAAGACCATACAACGAGTACACTGCGGAGCCTGGAGTCAGACGTGGCTCTTTCTTCAAAACGTGAATTATTCTCACTGCAAAGCCTCCTTCACTCAAAGCTATGCCGGCTGATGACAACAGGGATGGGGGTGAGAGCACACAGAAAACTAGGCTCAGGAGATTAGAGCCATGGCCCCTTTCTCATCTTGGATCCGTGCTTCATCCTTTCTCTGTTAAGTGAAGGGGTCAGGCCATTTGGCTGCTAAGCTCCCTCTCATTTCTAACTTCCCGTCAGTCTGTTAGTGACACATACACAAAGACAAACAAAGGATTTACAAGTTAAGTCAAAGGTAAATTCTGCATAATAATTTAATGCACTCCCTAAGTAGAtaccaaaatgagagaaaatagagTCTGAGTCTCTTTTCCGAATCTAGTCCAGGTATTacgcccatttttttcttttctttttttttttctttttgagacagtctccctctgtcacccaggctggagtgcagtggtgcaatctcggctcactgcaacctccacctctgaggttcaagcaattctcgtgcctcagcctccgagtagctgggactacaggcgtgtgccaccacgccctgctaatttttatatttgtagtagagacagggtttcaccatgttggccagactggtctcaaactcctgacctcagatgatccacccacctcgacctcccaaagtgttggaattacaggcatgagccaccacggccgaCCTTATACCCATttcttatagaaaaatatattatttcattgttaCTGAAGAAATGTTTCACAATCCCTACCCCCTAGAAAAATTACCTACAGTCCCTCACTGAATACCTTAATAGAATAGTAGAGATATCAGTTTTTGGGTAAATCTTTACATCTGACTCTGGCATTtggtaatttgatttttaaaagtttatagtaAATACCTTCTCCTTTTTCTATATGAAAAATGGTTGCAAAATGTTCCATTTGGTACAGTAATTCTCAACCCAAGGGTAAGAAAGTTATCAAAATCTCCTAGTGGGGTTTTTCAATTGCACAGGCCATGCTTTCTGACCCCttgtctgatttattttttttgggtGAAGAACTCTACCCACCCCCCACCGTAAACTTATGTTGATCATGAAAATGTTTTGTCCCTTCTTGAAGTTGTTGAACAGATATTTTATAAGTACAGTTGGtcctctgtatccatgggttctgcattgcatttcaaaaatattggggagcacaaaacaataaaaaatagcaacacaacaataaaaaacaatacagtataacaactatttatatggCATTTAAGTTGTATtagttattataagtaatctagagattatttaaactgtgagccaggtgtggtggctcacgcctgtaatcccagcactgtggcattacagtgggaggctgaggcgggcagatcatctgaggtcaggagttcaagaccagcctggccaacgtggcaaaaccccatctctactaaaaactaaaaatacaaaaattagccaggcgtggtgtgtgcctgtaatcccagctacttgggaggccgaggcgggagaattgcttgaacccaggaggtggaggttgcagtgagccgagattgcaccattgcactccagcctgggcaacaagagtgaaactctgtctcaaaaaaacaaaaacaaaaacaacaataacaacaacaacaacaaaaaccggggccaggcacggtggctcacgcctgtaatcccagcactttgggaggccgaggcagacagatcatgaggtcaggagttcaagaccagcctggccaacacagagaaaccccatctctactaaaaatacaaaaaaaattagctgggcatggtggcttatgcctgtagtcccagactactcgggaggctgaggcaggagaattgcttgaacctgggaggtggaggttacagtgagctgagattgcgccaatgcactctagcctgggtgacagagcaagactccgtctcaataaataaataaattaattaaagtatATGATATGGAAGGCtgtgtgtaggttatatacaaatactatgccattttatataagggacttgagcttgagcatcctcagattttgaTATCtaaggggaggagggaggtgtcctggaaccaatcctctgtggataccaagggacaattGTACTCCTGGTACCAGGCACTGTTTCAGACTCTGGGAAATCCATAGTAAAACAGATACCAGCTCTGCACTCACAGAGCTGACATTCTAGactctagaatctataaggaaatgTATAATTAGGCACATAATAATAAGTGCTTTGAATAAGAATAAAGCAGAGTAAGTGGGGGGAGGAGTGCTATTTTATACATGGTATGTCtgataaggtgacatttgagtagaGACCTGGGGTAAGGGAGCCAGCTATGCAGTAGTAAGGCATAGTGAGATAAGTAAGACAGAGAAAGCATCAGGTGGAAAAGCTCCCTAGTAGGAGTGTGCCGGATATCTTCAAGTCACAGAAGGAGGCCACTGTGGCCAGTATTCAGTGAACAAAGGTATAGCCATAAGAGGTGAGATCAGAGGGGGACTGGAGGCCCCCATCATGTAGGGCCTTATTAGGACACAAGAACAGCTCACCTTTACTCTGAATGAGATGGGAGCCTTTGGAAGGTTTTGAATAGACATATAACATGATTTTGATTTAAATTGTACAGTGATCTCTCAGGCTGTTGTGTGGAGAATAAAGTAGGTGCGCAAAGATAGATCTGGGAGACTAGGTGTCTACTGCAATAGTTCAAGCAAGAAATGATGGTAGCTATGAAAGTAATCAGTAAGAATGGGTGAGAATctgactatattttctttaaatatgttaaaCAAGAAGGTTGATAACACTGAATCATCCAGTCAGTGGATGAGCCATTCCACTAGAGTGGGtaaattattttccagttttttgttCATGGTCGGTAAAAACAAGCCTctgatttttgcctgtttttttgcCCATAGGTACCAGCATGTGTTACATAGAAATCTCATTTATTTGGCTACCATTGCAGATGCCAGTCCAACCAGCACTTCAAAAGCAATGGAATAATCTTTCAAAAGCAATAGAATAATCTTCCATTTGGCTGTCGTGAGGAGTAATTGAATGTAATCCATCTCTTACaaaatggagacagggtctttaccAACTCAACTGGTTAAAACATGAATGAAACCTCTGTGGCTCTTTCAAAACGTGAAAATGTGAAGAAAGCTACTAACTTAGCTGTATTctcaatgtaaatattttttaaataattaagcaAATCCCTCAATAAGTTGAGCCCAGGTGTCCTCTTTCCTGAACTTGGAGCATGTTTGGATAACAAAGACATCACTGGGATGTTCAAGTCTACTTTTTAGTTTCAACCTGAAGAGGAAACTGAGTAGGTGTTGGGCAGGAATTGGTGAGATTCCTGACTTGAGACCTTGCTAAATGGACATGTAACTGTGTGCTCCTTCCTATCAGTTTGTAAATGTGGTCCCCCTGACTGCTGTTTTCAGATTGCTTTgaaataaagcttatttttctataaaatactgATGTGGAGGTATAGAAGTTTTCATGTAATAAGTATTCCATTTGGTTTTCAAGAATAACTGTGAGGACTTAACcataaagtatataaaacaatACTATTATAATTGCCAACAAAATGAATAGTGATTTCTAATTATTATCTAATATCATCTGATAATAGATGATGTTTAATTTTCTTCAGTTATCAGATAGTCTTTTGTTGATTTGTCTGAACCAGAATCCAAATAAGAGTCACACGTTGTATTTTGTTGATGTTCCTTTAAGTTACTTAAAGAATACTTaatagttcctttttttctttatttgttgaaataactAGGTGTTTACCCTAGAATTTTCTCGTGTTCTACATACAGTTGTATCTCTGTAGTGTTGTTAACTATGTGCCACTATCATCCACTTTTCCTGTAAACTAGTAGATCTAGAGGCTCATGCAGACTCATGTTCTAATATTTTTAGCAGGAATATATTAGAAGGTGATAAGTACTTGCTTTTGCATCACACAAGGAGTGACCTGACTTTCAAGTTCCCAACCAGCCTTTCACTTAAATTATGATCCACCCAGCTTTGATCTGGTAATTCATTAGGGATTACATAATGAGGATTTTCTAATTTATCATTCTTTCTGACTTTATTAGCTGTATTCTATAAAAAAATTTCACTCTTGGAGATTTATCTGAAAGATGAGGCAAAGAGATTCTTGTAAGTATATCCAAAATTAGAAGCCCAGGTCCCTGCTCCTTTTTTTGGAGTCAAGGGTTGCAACCTAGGGCAActgtaaaatacatgtaaatagtGAAGAGATAACTCattttgaatcccagctctatcCCTTAGCCTCTGAAAGCTCTGTTTCCTCACCTCTAAAGTGAGGATAATGAAAATAGCATCTGCCTCCTGAGGTTGTGAGATTGAGATAACGTGATTGAGAACTGGGCACATGTTAATCTATGTTAGCACTAATGTGCTGAGGGCTctggctctttcttttttctttttcttctttttttgggttttgttttggttttgtttttttttttttgagacggaatctcgctctgtcggagtgcagtggtgcaatttcggctcactgcaagctctacctcctgggttcaagtgattctcctgcctcagcctcccaagtagctgggattacaggcatgtgccaccatgcctggctaattttggtatttttagtagagacggggtttctccatgttggtcaggctggtctcgtactcacgacctcaggtgatccacctgcctcggcctcctagagtgctgggattacaggcgtaagccaccacgcccagccgatcatttctgttttctagaaaattattttgtctgtttCCCCACTAGCATTCCTGATGGTTTTCCAGAGTCCTATCCCCTGAAGTTCTAATTGCTGGCGTAATCACACTCTAAAAGGCTGAACCCCAGAATCATTACCTGAAAATTCGTACTACCAGTGCTTCTCCTTCATGATAAATCATGGACAAATTAAgcctgagtttgtaaactctttGGATACCAACTTTCTACCACTCTTGGAAGAGATGGAGGAGGTGTCAGTCATTTTGGTTGATACTAGCCCTAGGCCTGCCTTGTCCCAGGAGTTTCTTCACCTTAATCACAGACCAAATTGCATACTTTAATCTTCGAATcatctaaaatataatttcaaatcacaagacagaataaaataatctttGAGAGAGGCAGGACCTTAGAAAGGagatattttatctcatttattttacagatgaagaaagtaaaCTTCAGAGAGATCAAAGTGATTTGTCTCAGGTCACATAACCAGTGGCAGAAAGAAGAGAATTGCTGGAATGTCAAGATAAGAATGAATTCTAGGTTTAAAGTTCTTTAAGTACATCccaaattaaatatttcattcctGAGCTCTAAAACCTATTTACATTGAAGCCTGATGTCCTAAACACAGTAATTACAAAGCTGGGTAATGGTCTCCATCCTTTCCTTTCATGAATCCATGTATGAAAGTTAGCTTTATCAAACTATTTCATCTCCAGAAAGGCATGTACATTTCATACTGTTCAAGTCTGTAATTGTCAGCAAAATCAGACCCAAGACCGCTAGCTTCTCAATTCAGCCTACAGACTGCTCCTCTAATAGACACACTGGACTCTCAGGGAGGTAGAATGGGCAAGCCCTAACAAAGGACAGCACTTCTGTGATGGTGTGGAAGTACCAAAGGTTTGACTGTACTTTAAAAAGGTGACAtggatggctgggtgcggtgactcatgcctgtaatcccagcactttgggaggccaacgcgggcagatcacaaggtcaggagatggagaccagcctggccaacatggtgaaaccctgtctctactaaaaatacaaaaaaattagccaggtgtggtggcgtgtgcctgtagtctcagctactctggaggctgaggcaggggaatcgcttgatctcagaaggcagaggttgcagtgagccaagatcgtgccactgcactccaatctgggcgatggagtgagactttgtctcaaaaaaaaaaaaaggtgacataGGTGCAGAAACAGGTCGGAAATGATCTAagtcaagcttgtccaacccgccacccatgggccacatgtggcccaggacaacTTTGGGTGCAGCCCAACACAAACTCATAAACTTTCAAGAAATATGAGATTTTGTTGCGATTTTAAGCTCATtggctattgttagtgttagtgtattttatgtatggctGAAGACGattattcttccaatgtggcccaggtaaaccaaaagattggacacccaaTCTAAGTGAGCCCAATTTCCAAATTTACtataaaactacattaattaaaacagtgtgccacttcacatccattaggatggcaataaagaaaaccaaaaaataacaagtgttggtgacgatgtggaaaaattggaacctttgtgcactgctgatggaaatgtaaaatagtgcagctatggaaaacagtatggtaatTCCTGGAAAAATCTTAAATGGAATTAGCTTATGATCCAGTGATTCCAtttctgggcatatatccaaaataattgaaagcaggttTCAAAGAGG harbors:
- the SS18L2 gene encoding SS18-like protein 2 codes for the protein MSVAFVPDWLRGKAEVNQETIQRLLEENDQLIRCIVEYQNKGRGNECVQYQHVLHRNLIYLATIADASPTSTSKAME